The following are encoded together in the Thermomonas brevis genome:
- the aat gene encoding leucyl/phenylalanyl-tRNA--protein transferase, giving the protein MNLRLFELAEDPASPFPPVELALAEPEGLLAMGGDLSPTRFINAYRSGIFPWFSEGEPILWWSPSRRAVFRTDGVHLSSRLRRRLRNSGWTVRADSAFAEVVTGCAAPRDGQSGGTWITADMQAAYLELHRLGHAHSIEVFDGGGRLVGGLFGLSFGHLFCGDSMYSAESGASSLALAMLARRLRGWGWPLIDAQVPNPHTRRLGVETWPRAAYMEALANLRDLPTEAGSWRERFGEWPASALDDGVRD; this is encoded by the coding sequence ATGAACCTGCGCCTCTTCGAACTGGCTGAGGACCCGGCGTCGCCGTTCCCGCCGGTCGAACTGGCGCTGGCCGAACCCGAAGGCCTGCTCGCCATGGGCGGCGACCTGTCGCCGACGCGTTTCATCAACGCCTACCGCAGCGGCATCTTCCCGTGGTTCTCGGAAGGCGAACCGATCCTGTGGTGGAGCCCGTCGCGGCGCGCGGTGTTCCGCACCGACGGCGTGCACCTGTCCAGCCGCCTGCGACGACGCCTGCGCAACAGCGGCTGGACGGTGCGCGCCGACAGCGCCTTCGCCGAGGTCGTCACCGGCTGCGCCGCGCCTCGCGATGGGCAGTCCGGCGGAACGTGGATCACCGCCGACATGCAAGCGGCGTATCTCGAACTGCACCGGCTCGGCCACGCCCACAGCATCGAGGTGTTCGACGGCGGCGGGCGGCTGGTCGGCGGGCTGTTCGGGCTGTCGTTCGGCCACCTGTTCTGCGGCGACAGCATGTATTCCGCCGAATCCGGGGCGTCCTCGCTGGCGCTGGCGATGCTGGCACGACGGCTGCGCGGCTGGGGCTGGCCGCTGATCGACGCGCAGGTGCCCAACCCGCACACCCGCCGGCTGGGCGTGGAGACCTGGCCGCGCGCCGCCTACATGGAAGCGCTGGCGAACCTGCGCGACCTGCCCACCGAGGCGGGGAGCTGGCGCGAGCGCTTCGGCGAATGGCCCGCCTCGGCGCTGGACGACGGCGTGCGCGATTAA
- a CDS encoding bifunctional diguanylate cyclase/phosphodiesterase → MLHTRSRASLIHRLSLSIWGLFLALLLLLSALGYLTMRLATDRVVPLVAKHTVELRAGASEGLFLQAEQSVARLQQELLWRLTKTDREAALARFDALFARSPDGLWRLRPELVDAERAPTLYLHQSPQGLGESARLRAVVAYDLLREQGPALAPPFFSAYMDFVEDGLMVYARGVDWGSGADANATNTGYPTMQGSEPHRNPQRKVFWTPVYFDEQADTWMVSVIKPLDWQGQWVGTLGHDVSIQTLIDRTAASHQDDGIQMVMSADGGLIAHPQLRERIAAADGQLNVATLRDPLLEQVHRMIVRAGTDSGAGRTPDGSQWVAWSKIHGPGWYQVYLLPQSRVNHLLAWGLAALFCIGLIGLLPAMWLLRRRVRRLVAVPLKRLTVAVDELGQGLEPKPIAMQSNDELGRLADAFDDMVEELVQQRALQFAHAQALQTEVDERRQFMTRLEEERARLLALLGAMNQGILFVSSENRVTYCNAAFIALWEIAEGTPLAGRGTCEIFELTKGLMANPQEFGHHLESAQEGRDTSEQFEVRLQDGRTVTHRTHSVSDAQGRHLGRLWVHEDVTRERQAADQLIRLAEHDALTGLYNRRRFEDDLARFFHDAERTPGQAALLFFDLDEFKYINDTYGHRAGDSVLNRMSVEVRTLIRSDDTLFRLGGDEFAVLMPHASLDDAQHLAERIVRRISQTPLHMHEQTVRLTTSLGIAHFPTHADNAEDLVAHADAAMYQAKHTGKNRWNVYRPDRDTSREMATRLAWNDRIAQALESNLLRLHFQGVYRAGNGHLAHLEALIRMEDEANPGQLIMPAQFIDHAEKSGKILEIDRWVIQESIRLLAIHPHLPAIAINISGRSFDDPELPAYITAQLQRQHVSPRRLLVELTETSAVSDMGDAARFIAALRRTGCTICLDDFGTGFSSFAYLKHLQADVLKIDGMFIRDLPQERDNQVFVRAIIEVARGMGKQTVAEFVEDGRTLLMLREMGVDMVQGYHLDRPKADHPALREKSDGPASP, encoded by the coding sequence GTGCTGCACACCCGGTCGCGCGCATCGCTGATCCACCGGCTGTCCCTGAGCATCTGGGGGCTGTTCCTCGCCCTCCTCCTGCTGCTCTCCGCGCTCGGCTACCTGACCATGCGGCTGGCGACCGACAGAGTCGTGCCGCTGGTGGCGAAGCACACGGTCGAGCTGCGCGCCGGCGCCAGCGAGGGGCTGTTCCTGCAGGCCGAACAGAGCGTGGCCCGGCTGCAGCAGGAACTGCTGTGGCGGCTGACGAAGACCGACCGCGAGGCCGCCCTGGCCCGCTTCGACGCGCTGTTCGCGCGCAGCCCCGACGGCCTGTGGCGGCTGCGTCCCGAACTGGTCGACGCCGAGCGCGCGCCCACCCTCTACCTGCACCAGTCGCCGCAGGGGCTGGGCGAATCCGCCCGCCTGCGCGCGGTGGTCGCCTACGACCTGCTTCGCGAACAGGGGCCGGCGCTGGCGCCGCCGTTCTTCTCGGCCTACATGGATTTCGTGGAAGACGGGCTGATGGTCTACGCCCGCGGCGTGGACTGGGGCAGCGGCGCCGACGCCAACGCGACCAACACCGGCTACCCGACCATGCAGGGCTCGGAGCCGCACCGCAATCCGCAGCGCAAGGTGTTCTGGACGCCGGTCTATTTCGACGAGCAGGCCGACACCTGGATGGTCTCGGTCATCAAGCCGCTGGACTGGCAGGGCCAGTGGGTCGGCACGCTGGGGCACGACGTCTCGATCCAGACCCTGATCGACCGCACCGCCGCCAGCCACCAGGACGACGGCATCCAGATGGTGATGAGCGCGGACGGCGGCCTGATCGCGCATCCGCAGCTGCGCGAGCGCATCGCCGCCGCCGACGGCCAGCTCAACGTCGCCACCCTGCGCGACCCGCTGCTGGAACAGGTGCACCGGATGATCGTCCGCGCCGGCACCGACAGCGGCGCCGGCCGCACGCCGGACGGCAGCCAGTGGGTGGCGTGGTCGAAGATCCACGGCCCCGGCTGGTACCAGGTCTACCTGCTGCCGCAGTCGCGCGTGAACCACCTGCTGGCATGGGGCTTGGCCGCGCTGTTCTGCATCGGCCTGATCGGCCTGCTGCCGGCGATGTGGCTGCTGCGCCGGCGCGTGCGGCGACTGGTCGCGGTGCCGCTGAAGCGCCTCACCGTGGCCGTGGACGAACTCGGCCAGGGCCTGGAACCCAAGCCCATCGCGATGCAGAGCAACGACGAACTGGGCCGGCTGGCCGACGCCTTCGACGACATGGTCGAGGAACTCGTCCAGCAGCGCGCCCTGCAGTTCGCCCACGCCCAGGCCCTGCAGACCGAGGTCGACGAGCGCCGCCAGTTCATGACCCGGCTGGAGGAGGAGCGCGCGCGCCTGCTCGCCCTGCTGGGCGCGATGAACCAGGGCATCCTGTTCGTCAGCAGCGAGAACCGGGTCACCTACTGCAACGCCGCCTTCATCGCCCTGTGGGAGATCGCCGAAGGCACGCCGCTGGCCGGCCGCGGCACCTGCGAGATATTCGAACTCACCAAGGGCCTGATGGCGAACCCGCAGGAGTTCGGCCACCACCTGGAGAGCGCGCAGGAAGGCCGCGACACGTCGGAGCAGTTCGAGGTGCGCTTGCAGGACGGCCGCACCGTCACCCACCGCACCCATTCGGTGAGCGACGCGCAGGGCCGCCACCTCGGCCGGCTGTGGGTGCACGAGGACGTGACCCGCGAACGCCAGGCCGCCGACCAGCTGATCCGCCTGGCCGAACACGACGCGCTGACCGGCCTGTACAACCGCCGCCGCTTCGAGGACGACCTGGCGCGCTTCTTCCACGACGCCGAGCGCACGCCGGGCCAGGCTGCACTGCTGTTCTTCGACCTCGACGAGTTCAAGTACATCAACGACACCTACGGCCACCGCGCCGGCGATTCGGTGCTCAACCGGATGTCGGTGGAAGTCCGCACCCTGATCCGCAGCGACGACACCCTGTTCCGCCTCGGCGGCGACGAGTTCGCGGTGCTGATGCCGCACGCCAGCCTGGACGACGCCCAGCACCTGGCCGAACGCATCGTGCGCCGCATCTCGCAGACGCCGCTGCACATGCACGAGCAGACCGTGCGGCTGACCACCAGCCTCGGCATCGCCCACTTCCCCACCCACGCGGACAACGCGGAAGACCTCGTCGCCCACGCCGACGCCGCGATGTACCAGGCCAAGCACACCGGCAAGAACCGCTGGAACGTGTACCGCCCGGACCGCGACACCTCCCGCGAGATGGCCACCCGCCTCGCCTGGAACGACCGCATCGCGCAGGCGCTGGAGAGCAACCTGCTGCGGCTGCACTTCCAGGGCGTGTACCGCGCCGGCAACGGCCACCTCGCCCACCTGGAAGCGCTGATCCGGATGGAGGACGAGGCCAACCCCGGCCAGCTGATCATGCCCGCGCAGTTCATCGACCACGCGGAGAAGAGCGGCAAGATCCTGGAGATCGACCGCTGGGTGATCCAGGAAAGCATCCGCCTGCTCGCCATCCACCCGCACCTGCCGGCGATCGCCATCAACATTTCCGGGCGCTCCTTCGACGACCCGGAACTGCCCGCCTACATCACCGCGCAGCTGCAGCGGCAGCACGTCTCGCCGCGCCGGCTGCTGGTGGAGCTGACGGAAACCTCGGCGGTGTCGGACATGGGCGATGCCGCGCGCTTCATCGCCGCGCTGCGCCGCACCGGCTGCACCATCTGCCTGGACGACTTCGGCACCGGCTTTTCGTCGTTCGCCTACCTCAAGCACCTGCAGGCCGACGTGCTCAAGATCGACGGCATGTTCATCCGCGACCTGCCGCAGGAGCGCGACAACCAGGTGTTCGTGCGCGCGATCATCGAAGTGGCGCGCGGCATGGGCAAGCAGACCGTGGCCGAGTTCGTGGAGGACGGCCGCACCCTGCTGATGCTGCGCGAGATGGGCGTAGACATGGTGCAGGGCTACCACCTCGACCGGCCCAAGGCCGACCATCCGGCGCTGCGGGAAAAAAGCGACGGGCCAGCCTCGCCCTGA
- a CDS encoding GNAT family N-acetyltransferase, with translation MAQIARVVRHLSDIPAADWDALHDGRNPFVAHAFLSGLEATGCLREDWGWMPCHICLWDGDALIAAALGYLKTNSHGEFVFDHAWAQAYAQHGLDYFPKWLCAAPYSPVTGPRLLARDDATKRRLLDAIAGFIEQSGLSSAHVNFHNQADEAAFGDDAPDERWLLREDIQYHWHNDAGWTTFEDYLGAMDRKHRKNILQERRKVRDAGMSFRIVHGDDASDGDLAAMHGFYLQTFADYGNAPALTPDFLHHLARTMPRQLVIVLAEREGAAIAGALCLRGGDTLYGRYWGATSMPDESRHPGLHFETCYYQGIDYCLREGLTRFEPGAQGRHKIARGFLPTLVRSRHRIADPRFARALRDWCAEERMEIRQHLRQLRTHSPFRDDAAT, from the coding sequence TTCGTCGCGCACGCCTTTCTGTCCGGCCTCGAAGCCACCGGCTGCCTGCGCGAGGACTGGGGCTGGATGCCCTGCCACATCTGCCTGTGGGACGGCGATGCGCTGATCGCCGCCGCACTGGGCTACCTGAAAACCAACTCGCACGGCGAATTCGTGTTCGACCACGCCTGGGCGCAGGCCTATGCGCAGCATGGACTGGATTACTTCCCGAAGTGGCTGTGCGCGGCGCCCTACTCACCCGTCACCGGCCCGCGTCTGCTGGCGCGCGACGACGCGACGAAGCGGCGGTTGCTCGATGCGATCGCCGGCTTCATCGAGCAATCCGGCCTGTCCTCGGCGCACGTCAATTTCCACAACCAAGCCGACGAGGCCGCATTCGGCGACGACGCTCCGGACGAACGCTGGCTGCTGCGCGAGGACATCCAGTACCACTGGCACAACGACGCGGGCTGGACCACGTTCGAGGACTACCTCGGCGCGATGGACCGCAAGCACCGCAAGAACATCCTCCAGGAACGCCGCAAGGTGCGCGACGCTGGCATGTCCTTCCGCATCGTGCATGGCGACGACGCATCGGACGGCGACCTCGCCGCGATGCACGGCTTCTACCTGCAGACCTTCGCCGACTACGGCAATGCGCCGGCGCTGACGCCGGACTTCCTGCACCACCTCGCGCGAACGATGCCGCGCCAGCTTGTCATCGTGCTGGCCGAACGCGAGGGCGCGGCGATCGCCGGCGCGCTCTGCCTGCGCGGCGGCGACACCCTGTACGGCCGCTACTGGGGCGCCACCTCCATGCCTGACGAGAGCCGCCACCCCGGCCTGCATTTCGAGACCTGCTACTACCAGGGCATCGACTACTGCCTGCGCGAAGGACTGACCCGCTTCGAGCCCGGCGCGCAGGGCCGGCACAAGATCGCCCGCGGCTTCCTGCCCACGCTGGTGCGCAGTCGCCACCGCATCGCCGACCCGCGCTTCGCCCGCGCCCTGCGCGACTGGTGCGCGGAGGAGCGCATGGAGATCAGGCAGCACCTGCGCCAGTTGCGGACGCATTCGCCGTTCCGCGACGATGCGGCGACATGA
- the infA gene encoding translation initiation factor IF-1 produces the protein MAKDDVIEFEGTISETLPNTMFRVKLENGHEIIAHISGRMRKNYIRILTGDRVKVEMTPYDLTKGRITYRHR, from the coding sequence ATGGCGAAAGACGACGTCATCGAATTCGAAGGCACGATCTCCGAAACCCTCCCGAACACCATGTTCCGGGTGAAGCTGGAGAACGGCCACGAGATCATCGCCCACATCTCCGGCCGCATGCGCAAGAACTACATCCGCATCCTGACCGGCGACCGCGTCAAGGTGGAAATGACGCCCTACGACCTGACCAAGGGCCGCATCACGTATCGCCATCGTTGA
- a CDS encoding helix-turn-helix domain-containing protein, whose amino-acid sequence MDIEANDAAPRFMAFDTDGAPAHERFEQWRSLFPQVVDISPVERSRPYRANAIVYLAEDGTGMARIRTAPTLTHFAEGSSDHFMLGLIADGHSQVRQGRGGEETADAATGFNLMDCSRQMRTLSRSGQDSVHLFLPRARVMQLLGPDPTGARGALRHLPDTPMGQILKANLSALTRYGTALDARASAQAMEATITLALAYLAQFGAAEETPDLDALLFDAACRYIEAQLDDPRLTAESVARALRCSRTRLYRVFAERDLSVAGYARDLRLARSRTLLLDARWSIGEIALHCGYGDLPAFSKAFKRRFGMAPGEWRQLHGATTR is encoded by the coding sequence ATGGACATCGAGGCGAACGACGCGGCGCCGCGCTTCATGGCGTTCGACACTGACGGCGCGCCCGCGCACGAGCGCTTCGAGCAGTGGCGTTCGCTGTTTCCCCAGGTCGTCGACATTTCGCCGGTCGAACGGTCGCGCCCGTACCGGGCCAACGCGATCGTCTATCTCGCCGAGGATGGCACCGGGATGGCGCGGATCCGCACCGCGCCCACGCTGACGCATTTCGCCGAGGGCAGCAGCGACCACTTCATGCTCGGCCTAATCGCTGACGGCCATTCGCAGGTGCGGCAGGGGCGCGGCGGCGAGGAGACCGCCGATGCCGCCACCGGCTTCAACCTCATGGACTGCTCGCGGCAGATGCGCACGCTGTCGCGCTCGGGCCAGGACAGCGTCCACCTGTTCCTGCCGCGGGCGCGGGTGATGCAGCTGCTGGGCCCGGACCCGACCGGCGCGCGCGGTGCGCTGCGCCACCTGCCCGACACCCCGATGGGGCAGATCCTGAAGGCCAACCTGTCCGCGCTCACCCGCTATGGCACCGCGCTCGACGCACGGGCGTCCGCGCAGGCGATGGAGGCGACGATCACCCTGGCGCTGGCGTACCTGGCCCAGTTCGGCGCGGCGGAGGAGACGCCCGACCTCGACGCGCTGCTGTTCGACGCCGCCTGCCGCTACATCGAGGCGCAGCTGGACGACCCGCGGCTCACCGCCGAGAGCGTCGCGCGCGCGTTGCGGTGTTCGCGCACCCGGCTGTACCGCGTGTTCGCCGAGCGCGACCTGTCCGTCGCCGGCTACGCCCGCGACCTGCGGCTGGCGCGCAGCCGCACGCTGCTGCTGGATGCGCGGTGGAGCATCGGCGAGATCGCGCTGCACTGCGGCTACGGCGACCTGCCGGCGTTCAGCAAGGCGTTCAAGCGCCGCTTCGGCATGGCGCCGGGCGAATGGCGCCAGCTGCACGGCGCGACGACGCGCTGA
- a CDS encoding YadA C-terminal domain-containing protein — protein MDAVNKGQMDAGDAAALAAANTYTDTRETAIRTDMAAGDAATLASANAHADAGDAATLTTSKTYTDTKSAQTLQSANAYTDSKFAAWNDSFVQFQQQTERRFDQMDRRLDQVAAMSGAMSAAALNTAGLPGRNRIGIGAGAQNGRTAMAISYQRLVAPNASVSLGGAVSGSDSSVSAGMGFSW, from the coding sequence ATGGACGCGGTGAACAAGGGCCAGATGGATGCCGGCGATGCCGCGGCCCTCGCCGCCGCCAACACCTACACCGACACCCGCGAAACCGCCATCCGCACCGACATGGCCGCGGGCGACGCCGCCACGCTGGCGTCCGCCAACGCCCATGCCGATGCCGGCGACGCCGCCACCCTGACCACATCCAAGACCTACACCGACACCAAGTCGGCGCAGACGCTGCAATCGGCGAACGCCTACACCGACAGCAAGTTCGCCGCGTGGAACGACAGCTTCGTGCAGTTCCAGCAGCAGACCGAACGCCGCTTCGACCAGATGGACCGCCGCCTCGACCAGGTGGCCGCCATGAGCGGTGCGATGAGCGCGGCAGCGCTGAACACCGCCGGCCTGCCGGGCCGCAACCGCATCGGCATCGGCGCGGGCGCGCAGAACGGCCGCACCGCGATGGCGATCAGCTACCAGCGGCTGGTCGCACCGAACGCCAGTGTGTCGCTGGGCGGCGCGGTGTCCGGCAGCGACAGCAGCGTGTCGGCGGGTATGGGTTTCAGCTGGTAA